A part of Saccopteryx bilineata isolate mSacBil1 chromosome 10, mSacBil1_pri_phased_curated, whole genome shotgun sequence genomic DNA contains:
- the CCR5 gene encoding C-C chemokine receptor type 5, whose product MESQMSTTIDYIDYVLSEPCHKVNVKEIAAKLLPPLYSLVFLSGFVGNLLVVLILITCKKLKSMTDIYLLNLAISDLLFLLTVPFWAYYAADHWVFGNEGCRLLTGLYFIGFFSGIFFIILLTIDRYLAIVHAVFALKARTVTFGVVTSGATWVVAVFASLPGIIFTKSQREGSRYTCSPHYPTSQYDFWKNFQTLKMVILGLVLPLLVMIVCYSGILKTLLRCRNERKRHRAVRLIFVIMIVYFLFWAPYIIVLLLNTFQKFLGLNNCSSSNSLDYAMQATETLAMTHCCVNPVIYAFVGEKFRSYLSAFFQKHIARRLCKHCLVFQREAPERCSSVYTRSTGEQESSAGL is encoded by the coding sequence ATGGAGTCTCAAATGTCAACCACCATTGATTACATTGACTATGTGTTGTCCGAGCCCTGCCACAAAGTCAACGTGAAAGAAATCGCAGCCAAGCTCCTGCCTCCGCTCTACTCCCTGGTGTTCCTCTCCGGTTTCGTGGGCAACCTGCTGGTCGTCCTCATCCTGATCACCTGCAAAAAGCTGAAGAGCATGACTGACATCTACCTGCTCAACTTGGCCATCTCGGACCTGCTCTTCCTGCTCACCGTCCCGTTCTGGGCTTACTATGCAGCAGACCACTGGGTCTTCGGCAACGAAGGATGTCGGCTTTTGACGGGGCTCTATTTTATCGGCTTCTTCTCTGGAATCTTCTTCATCATCCTCTTGACAATCGATAGGTACCTGGCGATCGTCCACGCTGTGTTTGCTTTAAAAGCCAGAACGGTCACGTTTGGGGTGGTGACCAGTGGGGCCACCTGGGTGGTGGCCGTGTTCGCCTCCCTCCCGGGAATCATCTTCACCAAATCCCAAAGAGAGGGTTCTCGTTATACCTGCAGCCCTCATTACCCAACCAGTCAGTATGACTTCTGGAAGAACTTCCAGACGTTAAAGATGGTCATCTTGGGCCTGGTCCTGCCGCTGCTGGTCATGATCGTCTGCTACTCGGGCATCCTGAAGACGCTGCTTCGATGTCGGAACGAGAGGAAGAGGCACAGGGCCGTGAGGCTGATCTTCGTGATCATGATCGTTTACTTTCTCTTCTGGGCTCCCTACATCATCGTCCTTCTCCTGAACACCTTCCAGAAGTTCCTCGGCCTGAATAACTGCAGCAGCTCTAACAGTCTGGACTACGCCATGCAGGCGACGGAGACGCTGGCCATGACTCACTGCTGCGTCAACCCCGTCATCTATGCTTTCGTCGGGGAGAAGTTCAGGAGCTACCTGTCAGCCTTCTTCCAAAAGCACATCGCCCGGCGCCTGTGCAAGCACTGTCTGGTCTTCCAGCGGGAGGCGCCCGAGCGCTGCAGCTCCGTCTACACTCGCTCCACCGGGGAGCAGGAGTCCTCTGCCGGCTTGTGA
- the CCR2 gene encoding C-C chemokine receptor type 2, which translates to MDGDDTLPQLSPNTLSTSHSVLTTNIKGDDDYPTTNFDYEGGVPCNKEDVGQIAARLLPPLYSLVFLSGFVGNLLVVLILISCKKLKSMTDIYLLNLAISDLLFLLTFPVWIYCTANGWVSGNAMCKVFTGMYHIGYFGGIFFIILLTIDRYLAIVHAVFALKARTVTFGVVTSGATWVVAVFASLPGIIFTKSQNEGYVCSCGPYFPLGWKNFHTIMRTILSLVLPLLVMVVCYSGILKTLLRCRNERKRHRAVRLIFAIMIIYFLFWAPYNIVLLLNTFQEFFGLSNCQATGQLDKATHVTETLGMMHCCINPIIYAFVGEKFRRYLSVFFRKHIAKHLCKQCPIFYRETADRVSSAYTPSTGEQEVSAGL; encoded by the coding sequence ATGGATGGCGATGACACGTTACCCCAGCTCAGCCCCAACACGCTGTCCACGTCTCATTCTGTGCTGACCACAAACATCAAGGGGGATGATGATTACCCCACCACCAATTTTGACTATGAGGGCGGTGTACCCTGCAATAAAGAGGACGTGGGACAAATCGCAGCCAGGCTCCTGCCTCCGCTCTACTCCCTGGTGTTCCTCTCCGGTTTCGTGGGCAACCTGCTGGTCGTCCTCATCCTGATCAGCTGCAAAAAGCTGAAGAGCATGACTGACATCTACCTGCTCAACTTGGCCATCTCGGACCTGCTCTTCCTTCTGACTTTCCCGGTGTGGATTTACTGTACCGCGAACGGATGGGTCTCCGGGAACGCGATGTGTAAAGTATTCACGGGGATGTATCACATTGGTTATTTTGGGGGGATCTTCTTCATCATCCTCTTGACAATCGATAGGTACCTGGCGATCGTCCACGCTGTGTTTGCTTTAAAAGCCAGAACGGTCACGTTTGGGGTGGTGACCAGTGGGGCCACCTGGGTGGTGGCCGTGTTCGCCTCCCTCCCGGGAATCATCTTCACCAAATCCCAAAATGAAGGCTATGTGTGCTCCTGCGGCCCTTATTTCCCCTTAGGGTGGAAGAACTTCCATACAATAATGAGGACCATCTTGAGCCTGGTCCTGCCGCTGCTGGTCATGGTCGTCTGCTACTCGGGCATCCTGAAGACGCTGCTTCGGTGCCGAAACGAGAGGAAGAGGCACAGGGCCGTGAGGCTGATCTTCGCGATCATGATCATTTACTTTCTCTTCTGGGCTCCCTACAACATCGTCCTTCTCCTGAACACCTTCCAGGAGTTCTTTGGCCTGAGTAACTGTCAGGCCACTGGTCAACTGGACAAAGCCACGCATGTGACCGAGACCCTGGGGATGATGCACTGTTGCATCAACCCCATCATCTACGCCTTCGTCGGGGAGAAGTTCAGACGGTACCTCTCTGTGTTTTTCCGAAAGCACATCGCCAAACACCTCTGCAAACAATGCCCCATTTTCTACCGGGAGACAGCTGATCGAGTGAGTTCAGCATACACCCCTTCCACCGGGGAGCAGGAAGTCTCGGCTGGTTTGTAA